The Methanobacterium sp. BAmetb5 genome includes a region encoding these proteins:
- a CDS encoding CARDB domain-containing protein, whose translation MDVKCSRCGEEYQLKPDENPSDFQCKCGGELIIKPDEATNIPEPSNNTSDDQETKTPKSIFDDWKKQYMIVIAVVFLVFIIIAVDSAVFFGDLVVTNVTAPSTAVNGQEIIIPNTIKNNGILPTDDCNVTFQFTPEKKPENVIFLGKIRLSELFSGDNITQNTTFTVPANITPGKYYIRLVVDSNKEIYESNENNNDIYSSTQVNII comes from the coding sequence ATGGACGTCAAATGTTCAAGGTGTGGGGAGGAATACCAGCTAAAACCTGATGAAAACCCCTCCGACTTTCAATGCAAATGTGGGGGAGAATTAATAATCAAACCAGATGAAGCCACAAATATTCCAGAACCATCAAACAATACCTCTGATGACCAGGAGACAAAAACTCCTAAGAGTATCTTCGATGACTGGAAAAAACAGTACATGATTGTTATAGCCGTGGTTTTTTTGGTTTTCATAATTATAGCTGTGGATAGTGCTGTTTTCTTTGGAGATCTGGTTGTAACCAATGTAACCGCTCCTTCAACAGCCGTGAACGGTCAGGAAATAATCATTCCCAACACCATTAAAAATAATGGTATTTTACCCACCGATGATTGCAATGTTACCTTCCAGTTCACTCCTGAGAAAAAGCCAGAGAACGTCATATTCCTGGGCAAAATACGGCTTAGTGAACTTTTCAGTGGTGATAATATAACCCAGAACACCACATTCACGGTACCTGCCAATATCACACCTGGCAAATACTACATTAGATTGGTAGTAGATTCCAATAAAGAAATATACGAATCCAATGAAAACAACAATGATATCTACAGTTCCACTCAAGTCAACATAATCTGA